The following proteins are encoded in a genomic region of Triticum dicoccoides isolate Atlit2015 ecotype Zavitan chromosome 1B, WEW_v2.0, whole genome shotgun sequence:
- the LOC119350943 gene encoding uncharacterized protein LOC119350943: protein MEVEASGPCSKKRKSAAEGRGPEATADPLLDAAEGGGPATASAASPTASPGTSSRSSPPGKARARRSSPPGGATSGAPPLSTSTTVHSYSTRRASTPLCLASSPHTEAPAAASARPSTTSPSTEPTPGSDPPALDNLHELELCSFNYKYSLPYPWGIPQPAPLPAAAFRFFDTLGVATIGECHIPDSMAQALFFPKLNKLGLENVTISESSLQTMIDGCPALECLLIRRCSGFRCVRINSISLRGIGVEAYRGELIILEEVIIENAPCLERLLLFGSAESRHISVISAPKLETLGCLSSHLSDFCQHDFSTTLTLYSTVIQGLRVDSLTKTVRTVKILSVRMIALSLDVVIDLMRCFPCLERLYVESIQPGKKNLWRRKHQNLIRSLDIRLKTIDWRYYVGTKSDVDFATFFLLNAGVLELMTLQVYHSNFKEEFFTRQREKLQLDKKASGGARLHFTTDNFHGSFTDFCVRDLDLADPFERSYPYQFHALS, encoded by the exons ATGGAGGTGGAGGCGAGCGGCCCGTGCTCGAAGAAGAGGAAGTCGGCGGCAGAAGGGCGCGGCCCGGAAGCTACGGCGGATCCGCTGCTGGACGCAGCGGAAGGTGGCGGGCCGGCGACCGCATCAGCGGCCTCCCCGACGGCGTCCCCGGGGACATCGTCTCGCTCCTCCCCACCAGGGAAGGCGCGCGCACGCAGATCCTCTCCTCCCGGTGGCGCCACCTCTGGCGCTCCGCCCCTCTCAACCTCGACTACCGTCCATTCTTATTCCACGCGGAGGGCCTCGACGCCATTGTGTCTCGCATCCTCACCTCACACCGAGGCCCCGGCCGCCGCTTCTGCGCGCCCGTCTACCACCTCCCCGTCGACCGAGCCGACGCCTGGCTCAGATCCCCCCGCCCTCGACAACCTCCACGAGCTTGAGCTCTGCAGCTTCAACTACAAGTACAGCTTACCGTATCCATGGGGAATACCGCAGCCGGCGCCGCTGCCTGCAGCTGCCTTCCGCTTCTTTGACACCCTCGGCGTTGCCACCATCGGAGAGTGCCACATCCCTGACAGCATGGCCCAGGCGCTTTTCTTCCCTAAGCTTAACAAGCTCGGGCTTGAAAATGTCACCATATCCGAATCCTCACTACAAACCATGATTGATGGTTGCCCCGCTCTAGAGTGCTTGCTGATTCGCCGCTGCTCTGGCTTCCGTTGTGTCCGAATCAACTCCATCAGCCTTAGAGGCATAGGTGTGGAAGCTTATCGGGGAGAGCTCATCATATTAGAGGAAGTCATCATCGAGAATGCCCCTtgtcttgaaaggttgctcctattTGGCTCAGCTGAATCCCGACATATATCGGTAATCTCCGCACCTAAATTGGAGACCCTAGGCTGCCTATCTTCCCATTTATCTGATTTTTGTCAACATGATTTTAGTACCACACTCACGCTATACTCGACAGTTATTCAG GGATTGCGTGTTGATAGCTTGACGAAGACGGTGCGCACTGTCAAGATTTTATCTGTTCGTATGATTGCTCTTAGTTTGGATGTTGTTATTGACTTGATGAGATGCTTTCCTTGCTTGGAAAGGCTGTACGTTGAG TCAATTCAGCCAGGGAAAAAGAATTTGTGGCGCCGTAAACACCAGAATCTAATAAGATCTCTTGACATCCGTCTGAAGACAATTGACTGGCGATATTATGTGGGCACCAAGTCAGATGTTGACTTTGCCACATTCTTTTTACTAAACGCGGGAGTGCTAGAGTTAATGACTCTTCAGGTTTATCATAGTAATTTCAAAGAGGAGTTTTTTACACGGCAACGTGAGAAGCTTCAACTGGATAAGAAGGCCTCAGGAGGTGCTCGGCTTCATTTTACAACGGATAATTTTCATGGCAGTTTTACGGATTTCTGTGTCCGTGATTTGGATCTAGCTGATCCCTTTGAAAGGAGTTATCCGTACCAATTTCATGCTTTGTCCTAA